The DNA region GCCGGCCAGGCCCAGCACGATGGCCAGGTACACGGCATAGGAGCCCGCGGCCACCACCCCCATGATCCACGCGCTCTTCTCTTCGAAGGACATTGCCATTCCCGCCATTCCAAAGGATGTAAAACAAACCTGACATCCTCAAAGTAAAGAAAACTAGACATGCTGTCAAGACCATGCGATTCCCACACTGCATGTGTGGGCCGTGTGGCTGGGAATGCTGGGTCCTTACCTATCGGTTGTGGGCCAAAGGAAACGGACGACGCCGGGCCGAAGTTGTGGACGAGACGTCACCGCTGCCAGTAGTCGCCGCAGCACGCCGCCGCCAGTAGCGCAGTGCTTCAACCACAAGCACTTCAAACAGAGACAGTTCATCCACAAGCAGTGCCGTCCTGCCCCTGCCGGAGCTAATATCAGGCATGGTTCCGCTCTCCAACCTGCTGGCCTTTGCGCTTGCGTCCGTGGTGCTGATAGCCGTGCCGGGCCCCAGCGTCCTGTTTGTGATCGGCCGTTCCCTGGCGCTCGGCTGGAAGGGCGGTGTCCTTACCGTTCTGGGCAATGCGGCCGGGCAACTGGTGCAAGTGGCCGGCGTCGCGCTCGGAGTAGGCATCATCGTGGCACAGTCGATGGTCCTCTTCAGTGTGGTGAAGCTGGCGGGCGCTGGCTATCTCGTCTATCTCGGCATCAAAGCCATCCGGCACCGGCGTCACCACGTATCCGCCGGGCGTCAGCCGGTGGCCTCCTCGCCTCGACGACTGATGGGCGAGGGTCTGGTTGTAGGCGCCACCAACCCCAAGTCAGTGGTGTTCTTCGTTGCCGTGCTGCCGCAGTTTGTGGACTACCCGTCCGGGTCCATACCGTTCCAGCTGGCGCTGCTGGGTGCGGTGTTCCTGCTGATCGCCATAGTTTCGGACAGCCTCTGGGCCATCGCAGCAGGGTCAGCCCGCCAATGGTTTGCCCGGTCTCCGCGCCGGATTTCAGCGGTGGAGGCAACAGGCGGGGCCCTGATGATCGGTCTCGGCGGGACCTTGGCCCTGACTGGCAGCAAGTCCTAGTTGCCCGGCCAAGCAGGCAACCAGGACTTACCGCACTGCGTCGCTCAGATTATTTGTGCCGGT from Arthrobacter pascens includes:
- a CDS encoding LysE family translocator, which gives rise to MVPLSNLLAFALASVVLIAVPGPSVLFVIGRSLALGWKGGVLTVLGNAAGQLVQVAGVALGVGIIVAQSMVLFSVVKLAGAGYLVYLGIKAIRHRRHHVSAGRQPVASSPRRLMGEGLVVGATNPKSVVFFVAVLPQFVDYPSGSIPFQLALLGAVFLLIAIVSDSLWAIAAGSARQWFARSPRRISAVEATGGALMIGLGGTLALTGSKS